In Salmo salar chromosome ssa03, Ssal_v3.1, whole genome shotgun sequence, a single genomic region encodes these proteins:
- the fastk gene encoding LOW QUALITY PROTEIN: uncharacterized protein fastk (The sequence of the model RefSeq protein was modified relative to this genomic sequence to represent the inferred CDS: deleted 1 base in 1 codon), with translation MLWLSFSPGLLSCESIIPSPLCHRHASRLSVLALALAGMYTTRLYSAVGGGGGGGKPGRRPGLGGGGLPMLENHPHHHPLPPHQHPHHVPPPPPSYPPVYQGRPDPHRGPHFHSHHHHQQHYHPHLAPPPPPPLPPHPHYQTHAHLHHHGTVGAASNNKKKTWNFIHEKMSYDTFFTMKRLIERSRRADEVLRWVTQNPGKISHNHYPIALQKIGQLLQAAGAGVGGGGGGGGGSEAALVPSPGVGGGERVENEGRQILEHQDFQTLCDSIVRDCAKFDNFSIVNCLYAVAALGLPSDSRVVQVLEAESQSRLGQFNQKDVSMVFSSSMKLHPSSQHPLTEACLAGLEKNLERERHPQTLFLLLSYYRLKWRSLQSSDAATAEIVANVPPNPEQLLANRKILRLVKHTLASVSGVRDQEMALLDEMLATCVREASNKSLEIIFSSHLFYQNRQERFVCSLAEELPKKVDSITPYTMALIAKYIARHRLRETRLLDTIADFLVKKGEYLDSKVIQKLVFPFSRMSYRPSNEVQFFSKLEVVLELKALSSPLATVNILMSLFQLGHFPGLVLHKVFSTAFISNVTNSPYALIVRRYLSLLDAAVELEYRDYTGPRLQDAHKVLMFDHALTADEVNRKYSYKGLVAEALRQLVGEHGYKQDEVLAPGYYTDFLLWIDGSGQVLPIQAGASLGVAHKAPEGSVAVTALTSDFQKFSPFAPLEEGGGPATRRRGESVTLLPHHMQRGANPASAQRAAPNGGGPLDYNTYYTPADYYSSLAKEHSLESQDSSTLSSPPSDSLAQPMASGVGGSTTAAPVSLFQFSIGKILEDEGGVQVGPGNHGPDCELPVFYEGLAGDVGPTSSLQLHPADRTDTERAVGDQRQVKRVVMSVNDKWHYCHNSEVLVGSRAMRDRHLLLLGYVILQLPYHELEKLNGIEEVKQYLHKKLLEVPL, from the exons ATGCTGTGGCTGTCCTTCAGTCCAGGCCTCCTGAGCTGCGAAAGCATAATCCCTTCGCCCCTCTGCCACCGACACGCCAGCCGCCTTAGCGTCCTCGCTCTCGCCCTCGCCGGCATGTACACTACCCGGCTGTACAGCGcagtaggtggtggtggtggaggaggaaagcCTGGACGCCGGCCGGGCCTGGGGGGTGGAGGGCTGCCCATGCTGGAgaaccacccccaccaccaccctctcCCACCACACCAACATCCCCACCACGTGCCCCCTCCACCTCCCAGCTACCCGCCGGTCTACCAGGGGCGCCCTGACCCTCACCGGGGGCCCCACTTCCAcagtcaccaccaccatcagcagCACTACCACCCGCACCTGGCCCCTCCTCCGCCTCCACCCCTCCCCCCGCACCCCCACTACCAGACGCACGCCCACTTGCACCACCACGGCACTGTTGGTGCCGCCAGCAACAACAAGAAGAAGACGTGGAACTTCATCCATGAGAAGATGAGCTACGACACCTTCTTCACCATGAAGAGGCTGATCGAACGCTCGCGGAGAGCGGACGAGGTGCTGCGCTGGGTGACGCAGAACCCAGGCAAGATTTCACACAACCATTACCCCATCGCCCTACAGAAGATCGGCCAGCTACTACAGGCCGCCGGGGCTGgggttggaggaggagggggcggCGGAGGTGGCTCAGAGGCAGCCCTGGTTCCCTCTCCCGGAGTcggtggaggagaaagagtggAGAATGAAGGTCGACAGATCCTGGAGCACCAGGACTTCCAGACGCTGTGCGACTCTATTGTGAGGGACTGTGCCAAGTTTGACAACTTCAGCATCGTCAACTGCCTGTACGCTGTGGCTGCACTAG GCCTTCCCAGCGACTCGCGGGTGGTGCAGGTGCTGGAGGCTGAGTCCCAATCACGACTGGGCCAGTTTAACCAGAAGGACGTGTCCATGGTGTTCAGCTCCAGCATGAAGCTGCACCCCAGCAGCCAGCACCCGCTCACCGAGGCCTGCCTGGCGGGCTTGGAGAAGAACCTGGAGCGGGAGCGTCACCCGCAGACCCTCTTCCTGCTGCTCTCCTACTACCGCCTCAAGTGGCGCTCGCTGCAATCCAGCGACGCCGCAACGGCCGAGATCGTGGCCAATGTACCACCCAACCCGGAACAGCTCCTGGCCAACAG GAAGATCCTCCGACTGGTCAAACACACACTGGCTAGCGTAAGTGGCGTGCGCGACCAGGAGATGGCGCTGCTGGACGAGATGCTGGCTACATGCGTACGTGAGGCTAGTAACAAGAGCCTGGAGATCATCTTCAGCTCACACCTATTCTACCAGAACAGGCAGGAGAGGTTTGTGTGCAGCCTGGCTG AGGAGCTGCCTAAAAAAGTGGACAGTATAACCCCATACACCATGGCCCTCATTGCCAAATACATCGCCCGCCACCGGCTCAGAGAGACTCGACTCCTCGACACCATCGCTGATTTCCTGGTCAAGAAGGGAGAATACCTGGATAGCAAA GTAATCCAAAAGCTTGTGTTCCCCTTCAGCCGGATGAGCTACCGGCCGTCCAACGAGGTCCAGTTCTTCTCCAAGCTGGAAGTGGTGCTGGAGCTAAAGGCCCTGAGCTCCCCGCTAGCCACAGTCAACATCCTCATGTCCCTGTTCCAGCTGGGACACTTCCCTGGCCTGGTGCTGCACAAGGTCTTCTCCACCGCCTTCATCAGCAACGTCACCA ACAGTCCTTACGCTCTGATCGTGCGTCGCTACCTGTCTCTGTTGGACGCGGCGGTGGAGCTGGAATACAGGGACTACACCGGTCCACGGCTCCAGGACGCGCACAAGGTGCTCATGTTTGACCACGCGCTGACCGCTGACGAGGTCAACCGCAAATACAG CTACAAGGGTCTTGTTGCTGAAGCCCTCAGACAGTTGGTTGGAGAGCATGGCTACAAACAAGATGAGGTTCTGGCCCCTGGGTATTACACAG ACTTCCTGCTGTGGATCGATGGTTCTGGCCAGGTTCTCCCTATCCAGGCAGGGGCCTCCCTAGGTGTTGCCCACAAAGCCCCAGAGGGATCCGTGGCTGTGACAGCCCTCACCTCAGACTTTCAAAAGTTCTCCCCCTTCGCCCCACTAGAGGAAGGGGGGGGACCAGCGACCCGTCGGAGGGGA GAGTCGGTGACCCTGCTGCCACACCACATGCAGCGTGGGGCAAACCCTGCCTCGGCCCAGAGGGCAGCCCCTAACGGCGGGGGCCCACTTGACTACAACACTTACTACACGCCTGCTGACTACTACTCCAGCCTGGCCAAAGAGCACTCTCTGGAGAGCCAGGACAGCTCCACACTCAGCAGCCCTCCTTCTGACAGCCTAGCTCAGCCAATGGCCTCCGGGGTAGGGGGATCCACCACAGCTGCCCCTGTTTCTCTTTTCCAGTTCTCTATTGGGAAGATCCTGGAGGACGAGGGAGGGGTGCAGGTGGGGCCAGGTAATCATGGGCCCGACTGCGAGCTCCCTGTCTTCTATGAGGGGTTGGCCGGGGACGTGGGGCCCACCTCGTCACTTCAGCTGCACCCGGCTGATCGAACCGACACAGAGAGGGCAGTGGGGGACCAGCGGCAAGTTAAGAG AGTGGTCATGTCGGTGAATGACAAGTGGCACTACTGTCACAACTCTGAGGTGCTGGTGGGCTCCCGAGCCATGAGGGACCGTCATCTGTTGCTCCTGGGATACGTCATCCTGCAG CTGCCCTATCACGAGCTGGAGAAGCTGAATGGCATAGAGGAGGTGAAGCAGTACCTCCACAAAAAGCTCCTGGAGGTCCCCTTATGA